The sequence below is a genomic window from Lolium perenne isolate Kyuss_39 chromosome 4, Kyuss_2.0, whole genome shotgun sequence.
gACGGCTTCTTGTACTTTGCCGTCTAGAAGTAGAAAAGGAAAATCGAAGTCCAAGTGTCCAACTGACCGAGCTTTCCGGGGATTCCGACACCAATAAGCAATCGAATCCTCACGCCACGCCCGGTCAATAAAAGCCACCTATTTTCGATGCGCAGCGCCGCGAAACGAATCGAATCGATTCGGCCACGATGGAGTTGCAACGCGCCGCCGCTCCGGAACGCCAATCCCTTGCCCCTCCCATGGAGCACCTCCTTGCCTCTCTCAAGTTGCCGCAAGCTGACCAGTCTGCGCCGATGACGACGGCGGAGCTGGAGGCTGCCATCCCCATGCTCCCGGGCAAGAAGCAGCGCCTTCGGGAATCGTTCGATCGCCTCGTCGCCTGCTCGCCGATGCAGCTCCCCTTCACCTGGGACGACCTCGATGCCCACGTATCTTCCCTGCACGCATCCATCTCCATCCGATTCCTCCAGCTGCAGGCCCTGCAGGCGCCCCGCCCCGCCGTCTCCGTCCCCGCACCGTCCGCCACATACGGCGACGAGTTcatcgaggaggacgaggagatgGTTAGAAACGATGAGGATGCGTCGCCGGTTCCGGTCGATGAAGTGGAGAAAGATTGGGAAGACAAGAAGGTAAGACTCGCTCCTCTACGCGGCGAGTACCAGGCGGGTAGAAGTAGAACTCGAGATCAAGAGCTTGCCGTTCCAATGCCGGTTCACGCCCCGGACGCTGGGAACCCTATCTTCCAGCAGCCATACGCGGCGTACCAGCTCCAGCCTGAGCTGCCAATGCCGAGGACCAATCTTCCTATGCTCCAGCAACAGCTGTACGTGCCGTACCGGCAAGAAAACCTCGCCGTGGCGATGCAAACCCCGAACTCCAACTATGGTGTCCCTATGGTCCCGCAACCGTACCTGGCCTACGGCAGACCAGAGTTTATAAGCCAAGCTCCGATGGTCAATGAACATGTACTCCAGCAGCTGGCGCACCATCAACCCTACTACCCTGTCGTGCCGAGCAATAACAGTTGCTATCCAATGCTCCGGCACCAGGAGCACGTGACTGCTGAGAGTGGAATCCGGAAAGATACCAACCATGTGATGATGGTAAACAAAACAACCAAGTTTAAGTGTAAGGGTAAGTCTAAGAAGAAGGTCAAATCAAAGGACGCCGGTGAGACTGATACGCCTAGGAAGTCCAAGATCGGCCACACGCCCGACGAAGAGTGTTTCTTCTGCAAAGAGAAAGGACACTGGAAAAGAAATTGCAAAAAGTATCTA
It includes:
- the LOC127323274 gene encoding uncharacterized protein, whose amino-acid sequence is MEHLLASLKLPQADQSAPMTTAELEAAIPMLPGKKQRLRESFDRLVACSPMQLPFTWDDLDAHVSSLHASISIRFLQLQALQAPRPAVSVPAPSATYGDEFIEEDEEMVRNDEDASPVPVDEVEKDWEDKKVRLAPLRGEYQAGRSRTRDQELAVPMPVHAPDAGNPIFQQPYAAYQLQPELPMPRTNLPMLQQQLYVPYRQENLAVAMQTPNSNYGVPMVPQPYLAYGRPEFISQAPMVNEHVLQQLAHHQPYYPVVPSNNSCYPMLRHQEHVTAESGIRKDTNHVMMVNKTTKFKCKGKSKKKVKSKDAGETDTPRKSKIGHTPDEECFFCKEKGHWKRNCKKYLVEKGSLKSPAPI